Proteins co-encoded in one Spiroplasma gladiatoris genomic window:
- a CDS encoding nicotinate phosphoribosyltransferase has protein sequence MKNKFNIDTRIFDEYYCADYFRKTREILDKFKPNQIVTMQWFQRKQNTVVCGIEIICEILRLSNVKDLTVEALEDGQIANELEPVLKITGKYKDFAKFEGLFDGILSRASTIATNVYNLKKVANNKIILNMNDRMDVYNTQQIDGYASYVGGNSNLVTQANFEYIDLEPNLKGTMPHALIASFDGDLIMALKAYQDVFPENNLVALVDYNNDCINDSLKAANEFKEKLYAVRLDTSNSLIDKSLSNLIEKENELHGVNPTLVKLLRNELDKAGHNHVKIIVSSGFDSKKIKLFEEQNTPVDIYGVGEAITKDKIYFTGDLVQINGVNQAKYGRQNISSSRIKSIKYY, from the coding sequence ATGAAAAATAAATTTAACATTGATACTCGAATTTTTGATGAGTATTATTGTGCAGATTATTTTAGAAAAACAAGAGAAATTCTTGATAAATTTAAACCAAATCAAATAGTTACTATGCAATGATTTCAAAGAAAACAAAATACTGTTGTTTGTGGAATAGAAATAATATGTGAAATTCTACGTTTAAGTAATGTAAAAGACTTGACAGTTGAAGCTCTTGAAGATGGACAAATTGCAAATGAATTAGAACCGGTTTTAAAAATAACTGGAAAATACAAAGATTTTGCAAAGTTTGAAGGTTTATTTGATGGAATATTATCAAGAGCATCAACAATTGCTACAAATGTTTACAATTTAAAAAAAGTAGCAAATAATAAAATTATATTAAATATGAATGATAGAATGGATGTTTATAATACTCAACAAATTGATGGCTATGCTTCGTATGTGGGAGGAAACTCAAACCTTGTAACACAAGCTAATTTTGAATATATAGATTTAGAACCAAACTTAAAAGGAACTATGCCGCATGCTCTAATCGCTTCGTTTGATGGAGATTTGATAATGGCTTTAAAAGCTTATCAAGATGTCTTTCCAGAAAATAACTTAGTAGCACTTGTTGATTATAATAATGATTGTATAAATGATAGCTTAAAAGCAGCTAATGAATTTAAAGAAAAACTATATGCTGTTAGATTGGATACATCAAACTCACTTATAGATAAATCACTATCTAATTTAATAGAAAAAGAAAATGAACTGCACGGTGTTAATCCAACATTAGTAAAGTTATTGAGAAACGAACTTGATAAAGCTGGTCATAATCACGTAAAAATTATAGTTTCTTCAGGTTTTGATAGTAAAAAAATTAAATTATTTGAAGAACAAAACACACCAGTGGATATTTATGGTGTTGGAGAAGCAATTACAAAAGATAAAATATATTTTACTGGTGATTTAGTTCAAATTAATGGAGTTAACCAGGCTAAATATGGAAGACAAAATATTAGTTCATCAAGAATAAAAAGTATAAAATATTATTAA
- the ytpR gene encoding YtpR family tRNA-binding protein — translation MKIFINYNKNFDVLMTLISNKPVNKTISLENKEVLYNDSEIVGINIFNPEIDKNKKYLLEANELKDYVKESLKSIIKIDTLENQFVVAKVEECEPIKNTHLSLCKVNDGNNIIQIVCGAKNVKKGMLTCLATVGAFMPDGKQILKGFLKGYDSFGMLCSKKELNITNDSLNDEGIIELNIDQNKIGKSIWEVI, via the coding sequence ATGAAAATTTTTATAAATTATAATAAAAACTTTGATGTTTTAATGACATTAATTTCTAATAAACCTGTTAATAAAACGATTTCCTTAGAAAATAAAGAGGTTTTATATAATGACTCAGAAATCGTTGGAATAAATATATTTAACCCAGAAATTGATAAAAACAAAAAATATTTATTAGAAGCAAACGAATTAAAAGATTATGTAAAAGAATCACTAAAAAGTATAATAAAAATTGATACTTTAGAAAATCAATTTGTTGTTGCAAAAGTAGAAGAATGTGAACCAATTAAAAATACACACTTATCTTTATGCAAGGTAAATGATGGTAATAATATAATTCAAATAGTTTGTGGAGCAAAAAATGTTAAAAAAGGAATGTTAACTTGTTTGGCAACTGTTGGTGCATTTATGCCTGATGGAAAACAAATATTAAAAGGTTTTTTAAAAGGTTACGACTCTTTTGGAATGCTTTGTAGTAAAAAAGAACTTAACATCACTAATGATTCATTAAATGATGAAGGAATAATAGAATTAAATATAGATCAAAATAAAATTGGCAAATCAATTTGAGAGGTGATTTAA
- a CDS encoding DegV family protein, which translates to MKIAILIDSSAGIKDVKNYKDMYLVPLMITKEDGEQISDDENFESNEFYQLHEKQLLKTSMSIPGTMLGKWDELLKEYDNVVCLLLSKGLSGQFETYRMFSQQEEYLNKVFVVDTNGVSIILKQQVLDTLELVKQGKTGQEICQIIESRNKNFNCFIVPKTLDQLVRGGRISKAAASMAKLLKINPILRYDGEIDKEDKTRTFKKAIETAIDLLKKKTKSTTLQVDFSYSRTEEETLEFVKKTIIEKGFTIRLQDDIPNTITCHTGKDTFAIAIWDDNLN; encoded by the coding sequence ATGAAAATTGCAATACTTATTGATTCATCTGCAGGGATAAAAGATGTAAAAAATTATAAAGATATGTATTTAGTGCCATTAATGATTACAAAAGAAGATGGCGAACAAATTAGTGATGATGAAAACTTTGAATCAAATGAATTTTATCAATTACACGAAAAACAATTATTAAAAACATCAATGTCTATACCAGGAACTATGCTTGGTAAATGAGACGAATTATTAAAAGAATATGATAATGTTGTTTGTTTATTGTTATCTAAGGGTTTATCTGGACAATTCGAAACATATCGAATGTTTTCTCAACAAGAAGAATATCTAAATAAGGTGTTTGTTGTTGACACAAATGGAGTAAGTATTATTTTAAAACAACAAGTTTTAGACACATTAGAATTAGTAAAACAAGGTAAGACTGGACAAGAAATTTGTCAAATAATAGAGTCAAGAAATAAGAATTTCAACTGCTTTATTGTACCAAAAACTCTTGATCAACTAGTTAGAGGAGGAAGAATTTCAAAGGCTGCTGCTTCAATGGCAAAGCTTTTAAAGATTAATCCAATTCTAAGATATGATGGAGAAATTGACAAAGAAGATAAAACAAGAACTTTTAAAAAAGCTATAGAAACAGCAATAGATTTGTTAAAGAAAAAAACCAAATCAACTACTTTACAAGTTGACTTTTCTTATTCTAGAACAGAGGAAGAAACATTAGAATTTGTAAAAAAAACTATTATTGAAAAAGGGTTTACAATAAGATTGCAAGATGATATACCAAATACAATTACTTGTCATACAGGTAAAGATACTTTTGCAATAGCTATTTGAGACGATAATCTAAATTAA
- a CDS encoding DegV family protein encodes MKIGILVDSSTGLEPSKLTNTNIEVIPLHIIINSENDILDVKEQREKNKIYEQIQNGVNVTTSQASPGELIVKYEEMLMKYDHIIHLPIPSNLSGMAQTAVMVSKDEEFLGKVTVVNHFLAANLLGRLVFQLNEMTKNENLTIEQYLEKIDDWSKKSVIYLIPSDLKKLAKGGRAQSLLLSVLKLLKQKIAIQWGEKPKKVAMGRTIASIIDKLLDNINTNFSKEIKLIFVHTEIISNKFLTQIKEKLELIKIDYDDEIIPTPFPCHSGLDTIGFLIYEKSLQNKND; translated from the coding sequence ATGAAAATTGGAATTTTAGTTGATAGTTCAACAGGTTTAGAACCAAGCAAATTAACCAATACAAATATTGAAGTTATACCACTTCATATTATAATAAATAGCGAAAATGATATTTTAGATGTTAAAGAACAAAGAGAAAAAAATAAAATTTATGAACAAATACAAAACGGTGTAAATGTTACAACTAGCCAAGCATCTCCTGGTGAACTAATTGTAAAATATGAAGAAATGTTAATGAAATATGATCATATCATTCATTTACCAATTCCTTCAAATTTATCTGGTATGGCTCAAACAGCTGTTATGGTTTCAAAAGATGAAGAGTTCTTAGGTAAAGTTACTGTTGTTAATCATTTTTTAGCAGCTAACTTATTAGGGAGATTAGTATTTCAATTAAATGAAATGACAAAAAATGAAAATCTAACAATTGAACAGTATTTAGAAAAAATTGATGATTGATCTAAAAAGTCTGTTATATATTTAATTCCTAGTGATTTAAAAAAATTAGCTAAAGGTGGTAGAGCACAATCTTTATTGCTTTCTGTTTTAAAACTTTTAAAACAGAAAATAGCAATTCAATGAGGAGAAAAACCTAAAAAAGTAGCTATGGGAAGAACAATTGCATCTATAATTGATAAACTATTAGATAATATTAATACTAATTTTTCAAAAGAAATAAAGTTAATTTTTGTACACACAGAAATAATTAGTAACAAATTTTTAACTCAAATTAAAGAAAAATTAGAATTAATTAAAATAGATTATGACGATGAAATTATTCCTACTCCATTCCCTTGTCATTCGGGTCTAGATACAATAGGATTTTTAATTTATGAAAAAAGTTTGCAAAATAAAAATGATTAG